A single window of Nitrospira lenta DNA harbors:
- the alr gene encoding alanine racemase has translation MPTISTSSPTYAIVDLSALTHNLTQLRRLLSPGCEVMAVIKANAYGHGAIEVARSLIAQGVARIAVVSLDEGIAIRSAGITVPVVLLGPLFPDQLHDIIAHRLTPVISDRASLPMLTQATTSLATPYPIHLKVETGMGRLGLAADELLRLIDSGQLPASLRIEGVMTHFSDSDGPETGQTEEQLARFQSIVNSLTTRGLSIPLIHAANSGAAVRYPRAHYSMIRPGIMLYGYHTLPESISAPDLKPVLSLRSCIAQMRAIPAGCPVSYNGTFVAKRPTRVAVLPIGYADGFNRRLSNRGEVLVRGQRAKVIGLVCMDMVMIDVTEIPDASVGDEVILIGRQGTDQITAADLAKWTGTIAYETLCAIGPRIPRRYQNS, from the coding sequence CTCACCCGGATGCGAGGTCATGGCGGTCATCAAGGCAAATGCTTACGGCCACGGCGCCATCGAGGTCGCGCGATCGCTCATCGCCCAGGGAGTGGCCCGTATCGCCGTCGTCTCACTCGACGAGGGCATCGCCATCCGGTCTGCCGGCATCACCGTTCCAGTCGTGCTGTTGGGACCGCTGTTCCCGGATCAGCTCCACGACATCATCGCCCATCGCCTGACACCCGTCATCAGCGACCGCGCGTCGCTCCCAATGCTGACGCAGGCGACGACCTCGCTCGCGACTCCCTACCCGATTCACCTCAAAGTGGAAACAGGCATGGGCCGTCTTGGATTGGCCGCGGACGAGCTATTACGCCTCATCGACTCAGGCCAATTGCCGGCCTCGCTCAGGATCGAAGGAGTGATGACCCATTTCTCCGATTCCGACGGCCCTGAGACCGGCCAAACGGAAGAACAGCTTGCGCGCTTTCAGAGTATCGTAAATAGCCTCACGACCCGCGGCCTTTCGATTCCGCTGATTCATGCCGCGAACAGCGGAGCCGCCGTTCGCTACCCGCGGGCGCACTATTCGATGATTCGGCCCGGCATCATGCTCTACGGCTATCACACCTTGCCGGAATCGATTTCGGCACCCGACCTCAAACCGGTCTTGTCATTACGAAGTTGCATCGCGCAGATGCGCGCCATTCCGGCCGGCTGCCCCGTCAGCTATAACGGAACATTCGTGGCCAAGCGGCCGACGCGTGTCGCCGTGCTCCCGATCGGCTATGCGGACGGATTCAACCGGCGACTCTCTAATCGTGGAGAAGTCCTCGTGCGCGGACAACGCGCCAAGGTCATCGGCCTGGTCTGTATGGATATGGTGATGATCGATGTGACGGAGATTCCAGACGCCTCCGTCGGAGACGAGGTCATCCTAATCGGCCGCCAGGGAACCGATCAGATTACCGCAGCCGATCTGGCAAAATGGACCGGCACCATCGCCTACGAAACGCTGTGCGCCATCGGTCCACGCATCCCACGCCGCTACCAAAACTCCTAG
- a CDS encoding sensor histidine kinase yields the protein MPIQSLEGVQPVVLPLVELLPKERRILDRPSMEFRPFGLDEQGQTIRDLSGLSIRAVILDLEKTLTRERGDGAGSEAVDELCVLLNQRIKDSVYHVTPEFLKNPWNSYSYEFAAYLYEFCELLTGDPNFIFAGGMEKMSPIIQVLARPFSLEQIYGMFPYFGNKFASGSVECRVVSVTPGSATLAMRFSDRTLRQFGPFRRRCTYLVCQSAQGIFAAVPSRVHGLPPATLTNLSCVSNDDEWCRWLIRWQNDGARRWGRASRSSAAVPVLPEPVLCDAVSAESERGPLPLEPVWDGWGNPGSRRQTHWILWSGLIGLCLAGGLRVLSSAVGPAEMALAGLSPVLAAGWLMQRCMRKESLQREALIREQIAFVESRHEELREAYLGQEQTRVELRRKVTQLTALHQAGLLFSATLDRETLLERVLETLTRDLHYDRAMVSTFDPLRSVIRHVRVIGASDEVLAYAQDCEVPVTDRNSPEGMAVLQGLPLLIADIQTVWPQLHPINRRLAELSRTKSLIIVPLRAKDHILGILTVDRTHEPSLTTDDLELMTTLANQVAIALDNASAYQQIEEWNVGLELKVRERTEALEQADRVRSQFLSHVSHELRTPLTSIKGFVQNLLDGLTGPLNEKQQRYLFRMLDNSDRLIRMIEDLLDRTRIEAGRLEVHPVDVDLESCLTDAIEQLRPLASAKRQRLGISARDLGIEVWADRDRLIQVAVNLLQNAVKYTPEDGEILVAVESSSPRFVRILVRDTGPGIPAEDLDRIFDPFFRVQHGQRSGPKGLGLGLSIVKTLVELQGGSVAAKNCPAGGAEVSFTLPLRSAIPTTPLSPPVAERRVLVADEDPDIRQWLFDRLKASGYCPEAALDGQEARVAVQSGGYAGVMLDVGLGQSEGLNVVREIRLQATEVPIIVMTASGSQELAVQAIGMGAQAYLLKPFDAGELRAVMERWFH from the coding sequence ATGCCCATTCAGTCGTTGGAAGGGGTCCAGCCGGTGGTGTTGCCGCTGGTCGAACTCTTACCCAAAGAGCGCAGGATTCTTGACCGGCCGTCGATGGAGTTTCGCCCGTTCGGGTTAGACGAACAGGGCCAGACGATCAGGGATCTGAGCGGCCTGAGCATCCGGGCGGTCATTCTCGATTTGGAGAAGACGCTGACGCGTGAACGGGGGGACGGCGCTGGTTCAGAGGCCGTCGATGAATTGTGCGTGCTGTTGAATCAGCGCATCAAGGATTCGGTCTACCATGTGACGCCGGAGTTTCTGAAGAATCCGTGGAATAGCTACTCCTACGAATTTGCCGCCTACCTCTACGAATTCTGCGAACTCTTGACCGGCGATCCGAATTTCATTTTTGCGGGCGGGATGGAAAAGATGTCGCCCATCATTCAAGTCCTGGCGCGGCCCTTCTCGCTTGAACAGATCTACGGCATGTTTCCCTACTTCGGAAACAAGTTTGCCTCCGGGTCAGTCGAATGCCGGGTGGTCAGCGTGACACCGGGATCCGCCACGCTGGCCATGCGGTTTTCCGACCGGACGCTTCGCCAGTTCGGGCCGTTCCGTCGGCGGTGCACGTATCTAGTTTGTCAGTCCGCCCAAGGGATTTTTGCGGCGGTTCCGTCGCGCGTGCACGGGCTGCCTCCAGCGACGTTGACGAATCTGTCGTGTGTGTCCAACGACGATGAATGGTGCCGGTGGCTTATTCGGTGGCAGAACGATGGCGCGAGACGATGGGGGCGTGCGTCTCGGTCTTCGGCGGCGGTGCCGGTGCTGCCTGAGCCGGTGTTGTGTGATGCCGTTTCGGCTGAATCCGAGCGGGGGCCGTTACCGCTGGAACCAGTGTGGGATGGCTGGGGCAATCCGGGTTCTCGGCGCCAGACGCACTGGATTTTGTGGAGTGGGTTGATCGGGTTGTGTCTTGCGGGAGGCCTACGGGTTCTGTCGTCCGCCGTGGGGCCGGCAGAGATGGCGCTTGCCGGATTGAGTCCGGTCCTGGCGGCCGGATGGCTGATGCAGCGCTGCATGCGCAAGGAAAGTTTGCAGCGCGAGGCGCTCATTCGCGAACAGATCGCGTTCGTCGAATCGCGGCATGAGGAATTGCGCGAGGCCTATTTAGGGCAGGAGCAGACGCGAGTCGAGTTGCGGCGGAAGGTGACGCAATTGACGGCATTGCACCAAGCCGGGCTTCTGTTCAGCGCGACGCTGGATCGCGAAACGCTGCTTGAACGTGTGTTGGAAACGCTCACGCGCGATCTGCATTATGACCGTGCCATGGTGTCGACGTTCGATCCGTTGCGCTCGGTCATTCGGCATGTGCGCGTGATCGGCGCCTCGGATGAAGTCTTGGCGTACGCGCAGGACTGCGAGGTGCCGGTGACGGATCGGAACAGCCCCGAGGGGATGGCGGTGCTGCAAGGGCTTCCGCTGTTGATCGCGGATATCCAAACGGTCTGGCCGCAGCTCCATCCGATCAATCGGCGGTTGGCGGAGCTAAGCCGGACGAAGTCGTTGATTATCGTTCCGCTGAGGGCCAAAGACCACATTCTGGGGATTCTGACGGTGGACCGGACGCACGAGCCGAGCTTGACGACGGACGATCTCGAGCTGATGACGACGCTGGCGAATCAAGTGGCCATCGCACTCGATAATGCGTCGGCCTATCAGCAGATCGAGGAATGGAACGTCGGATTGGAGTTGAAAGTTCGTGAGCGCACGGAGGCGCTGGAGCAGGCCGACCGGGTGCGGTCGCAGTTTTTGTCCCATGTCTCGCACGAGCTGCGCACCCCGCTGACGTCTATCAAGGGGTTTGTGCAGAACCTTCTGGATGGGCTTACCGGTCCGCTGAATGAGAAGCAGCAGCGGTATCTGTTCCGTATGCTGGATAATTCCGATCGGCTGATTCGGATGATTGAAGATCTTTTGGATCGGACCAGGATCGAGGCCGGCCGCCTGGAAGTTCATCCGGTCGATGTGGACCTGGAGTCTTGCCTGACGGACGCGATTGAGCAACTGCGCCCGCTGGCGTCCGCCAAGCGGCAACGACTGGGGATCAGCGCGCGAGACCTCGGTATCGAGGTGTGGGCCGACCGCGACCGCTTGATTCAGGTGGCGGTGAATTTGCTCCAGAATGCGGTCAAGTATACGCCGGAGGATGGTGAGATCTTGGTGGCCGTCGAATCGTCCAGTCCGCGGTTCGTCCGCATTCTGGTCAGGGACACGGGGCCGGGGATTCCGGCGGAGGATCTCGATCGGATCTTCGATCCGTTTTTCCGCGTGCAACATGGACAGCGAAGCGGACCCAAGGGGCTTGGGCTGGGGTTGTCCATCGTGAAAACGCTGGTAGAATTGCAAGGCGGAAGCGTCGCGGCTAAAAACTGTCCGGCTGGGGGCGCGGAAGTATCCTTTACGTTGCCGCTTCGATCGGCAATTCCCACGACGCCGCTCAGTCCGCCGGTCGCGGAGCGGCGCGTGCTGGTAGCCGACGAAGATCCGGACATTCGGCAGTGGCTGTTCGACCGGTTGAAGGCCAGCGGATATTGTCCTGAAGCAGCGCTGGATGGCCAGGAAGCGCGTGTGGCGGTCCAGTCGGGCGGGTATGCCGGCGTGATGCTCGATGTCGGTCTGGGGCAGAGTGAAGGGCTGAATGTCGTGAGAGAAATTCGCTTGCAGGCCACAGAGGTTCCGATCATCGTCATGACGGCGTCCGGATCACAGGAGCTGGCGGTTCAGGCGATCGGGATGGGGGCTCAGGCCTATTTGCTCAAGCCGTTTGATGCCGGTGAGCTGCGCGCGGTCATGGAGCGTTGGTTTCACTAA
- a CDS encoding MTH1187 family thiamine-binding protein, which yields MVLLEFSMSPLGKGESVGKYVARSLDIIDKSGVDYRLNPMGTVLEGEWDEVFGVVKKCYERMRKDCGRISCTIKVDYRKAAKGRLSSKVASIEKQLKRRVKQ from the coding sequence ATGGTCTTGCTTGAATTCAGTATGTCCCCGCTCGGCAAGGGGGAGAGTGTCGGGAAGTATGTGGCCCGGTCGCTGGATATTATCGACAAGAGCGGCGTGGATTACCGGCTCAATCCGATGGGCACGGTGTTGGAAGGGGAATGGGACGAAGTCTTTGGCGTCGTGAAGAAGTGTTATGAACGGATGCGCAAAGATTGCGGCCGCATTTCCTGCACGATCAAGGTCGACTATCGCAAGGCGGCGAAAGGCCGGCTGTCCAGCAAGGTCGCCAGCATCGAGAAACAGCTCAAGCGGCGAGTGAAGCAGTAA
- a CDS encoding precorrin-2 dehydrogenase/sirohydrochlorin ferrochelatase family protein, translating into MAPNSGFPLVLDVKGFSVLVIGGDEEAAEKSERLLEAGARVTVISPMLHETLKLLAASAKVIHRGRHFRETDLEHTILVLNTIRGDREFAKMLLAKAREKGFLLWSTDMPELSSVTMPAVVASGHARVAISSSGVAPALSGFMKEDLERILDSEFSAFVDWLGHLREQAKANEPDADKRRALLREALDGFRLLGKVQYPKVWQDERARQTAASPAPAAKTT; encoded by the coding sequence ATGGCTCCCAATTCTGGTTTTCCCTTAGTGCTCGATGTAAAGGGCTTTTCCGTCCTGGTGATCGGCGGCGATGAGGAAGCGGCGGAGAAGTCGGAGCGATTGCTCGAAGCGGGTGCCCGGGTGACGGTGATCAGTCCGATGCTGCATGAAACGTTGAAGCTTCTGGCCGCGTCCGCAAAAGTGATTCATCGCGGACGGCATTTTCGTGAGACCGATCTGGAGCATACGATCTTGGTCTTGAATACGATTCGCGGAGATCGGGAATTTGCCAAGATGCTCTTGGCGAAGGCGCGTGAAAAAGGATTTCTTTTGTGGTCGACGGATATGCCGGAGTTGTCCAGTGTCACGATGCCGGCGGTGGTGGCGTCCGGGCATGCCCGGGTCGCGATCAGCAGCAGCGGGGTAGCTCCGGCTTTGTCGGGGTTCATGAAGGAAGATCTGGAACGGATTCTCGATAGCGAATTTTCCGCGTTTGTCGATTGGCTCGGGCATCTCCGCGAGCAGGCGAAGGCCAATGAGCCCGATGCCGACAAGCGGCGCGCGTTGCTGCGTGAAGCGCTGGATGGGTTCCGTCTGCTTGGCAAAGTGCAATATCCGAAAGTGTGGCAGGACGAGCGCGCTCGGCAGACGGCTGCCAGCCCGGCACCGGCTGCCAAAACCACCTAA
- a CDS encoding c-type cytochrome biogenesis protein CcmI/CycH encodes MAGMSGQALGMAGTIIGLAALAAWLGLAHSCDPATGEPVVAGRVTIAPNLADQVKPTDVLFVIVKRPQGPPRPIAAKRIDHPTFPASFEITNADVMVEGSELRGMVDIVARLDRDGQAGPAQPGDIEGRYAKNPTLPGGRDFEIVLDSVK; translated from the coding sequence ATGGCCGGAATGTCAGGACAAGCACTCGGAATGGCAGGCACCATCATCGGCCTGGCGGCGCTCGCCGCCTGGCTCGGACTCGCCCATAGTTGCGATCCCGCTACCGGAGAACCCGTCGTCGCAGGGCGTGTCACCATCGCCCCGAATCTGGCCGATCAGGTCAAACCCACCGACGTGCTCTTCGTCATCGTCAAGCGCCCCCAGGGCCCGCCTCGGCCCATTGCCGCCAAGCGCATCGACCATCCGACATTCCCGGCCTCCTTTGAAATCACCAACGCCGATGTCATGGTAGAAGGCTCGGAACTGCGTGGCATGGTGGATATCGTGGCCCGGCTCGATCGCGACGGCCAGGCCGGACCGGCCCAGCCCGGCGACATCGAAGGACGCTACGCCAAAAATCCCACCCTCCCAGGCGGGCGCGACTTCGAGATAGTCCTGGATTCGGTGAAGTAG
- a CDS encoding HNH endonuclease, with protein MEMTLLLNSTYEPLRVVHWQKAIALLWQGKVEVLEVYDREIHGISLSIKLPAVMRLLKLVRLKDSYRAVKFSRINIFTRDGYTCQYCNRKFRTEELTFDHVIPIAKGGKKTWENITTACWRCNNRKSGRTPDEAGMKLKKKPVKPRWSPVITITIGIRNTPESWRDYLYWNMELDADPAET; from the coding sequence ATGGAAATGACTCTCCTGCTCAACTCGACGTACGAACCGCTGCGCGTGGTTCACTGGCAAAAGGCCATTGCTCTGCTCTGGCAGGGTAAAGTCGAAGTCCTCGAAGTCTACGACCGCGAAATCCACGGTATCTCCCTCTCGATCAAACTCCCTGCGGTGATGCGACTGCTCAAGCTGGTGCGGCTGAAAGACAGCTACCGCGCGGTGAAGTTTTCCCGTATCAATATTTTTACGCGCGATGGCTACACGTGCCAATATTGCAATCGGAAGTTTCGCACGGAAGAGTTGACCTTCGACCACGTGATTCCGATTGCCAAGGGCGGGAAGAAGACGTGGGAGAATATCACCACGGCCTGCTGGCGCTGTAATAATCGGAAGAGCGGGCGGACGCCGGACGAAGCCGGGATGAAGCTGAAGAAGAAACCGGTGAAGCCCCGCTGGAGCCCGGTGATTACGATTACGATCGGGATCCGCAATACGCCGGAAAGCTGGCGGGACTATCTGTATTGGAATATGGAGTTGGACGCCGATCCCGCCGAGACTTAG
- a CDS encoding Rieske (2Fe-2S) protein: MKEFVTVAALTDVPPGVTKTVDVQGIWIALSNVDGTLFAVDNTCPHAGGPLGEGKLKDSIIECPWHGWKFDLRTGQRVNNPNFTVACCDVRVVDGQIQIKLPEHLE; this comes from the coding sequence ATGAAAGAATTCGTCACCGTAGCCGCGCTCACCGACGTTCCGCCGGGAGTTACCAAGACCGTGGACGTTCAGGGTATTTGGATCGCACTCAGCAATGTCGACGGCACACTCTTCGCCGTCGATAATACCTGTCCGCATGCCGGCGGACCGCTCGGAGAGGGAAAGCTAAAGGACAGTATTATTGAATGCCCCTGGCACGGCTGGAAGTTCGACCTGAGAACCGGCCAGCGTGTGAATAATCCGAACTTCACCGTAGCCTGCTGCGACGTCCGCGTCGTCGACGGGCAGATTCAGATCAAACTCCCGGAACATTTAGAGTAG
- a CDS encoding gamma-glutamylcyclotransferase family protein, translating into MKFFLYGDNLNLTQLKRRAPEHQFLYLATLGDHTIKFCRWSAQWRCGLSSIAPSPGEKVWGAVFELTDEDLKIMDEFEQDVPPGAYRHLQITVLNEAGEKELVTTYAANPIGKFKPKDHYLDWVIKGLKQWKLPEEAVEQWHAYRPS; encoded by the coding sequence ATGAAATTCTTTTTGTACGGAGACAATCTCAATCTCACCCAACTCAAGCGCCGGGCGCCGGAGCATCAGTTCCTCTATCTGGCCACGCTGGGCGATCACACCATCAAGTTCTGCCGATGGTCGGCACAGTGGCGCTGCGGACTCTCCAGCATCGCGCCGTCTCCCGGTGAAAAAGTCTGGGGCGCGGTCTTCGAACTGACCGACGAGGACCTGAAGATTATGGATGAGTTTGAACAGGATGTGCCGCCGGGCGCCTACCGGCACCTGCAGATTACGGTCTTGAATGAAGCCGGCGAAAAGGAACTCGTGACGACCTACGCCGCCAATCCCATCGGAAAGTTCAAACCGAAAGACCACTACCTCGACTGGGTCATCAAAGGACTCAAACAGTGGAAATTGCCGGAGGAAGCCGTCGAACAGTGGCACGCCTACCGGCCTTCGTAG
- a CDS encoding (2Fe-2S) ferredoxin domain-containing protein — protein sequence MPKPKHHILVCTNSRPPGHPKPSCGSAGAAQLLMAFNMGLMQRGVQPGQVLVSATGCLGPCEQGPTVVVYPDNTWYSKVTEADVAVILDEHIAKGTPAEKLNPDAVWK from the coding sequence ATGCCAAAGCCAAAGCATCATATTCTCGTCTGCACCAACTCCCGTCCTCCAGGTCACCCCAAGCCTTCGTGCGGCAGCGCCGGAGCTGCGCAGCTGCTCATGGCCTTCAACATGGGGCTCATGCAACGCGGCGTGCAACCGGGCCAGGTCCTCGTGAGCGCCACCGGATGCCTGGGGCCCTGCGAACAGGGTCCGACCGTCGTCGTCTACCCGGACAACACCTGGTATTCGAAAGTGACCGAAGCCGATGTCGCCGTCATCCTCGATGAGCATATCGCCAAGGGCACGCCGGCCGAGAAGCTGAACCCCGACGCGGTCTGGAAATAA
- a CDS encoding MogA/MoaB family molybdenum cofactor biosynthesis protein, whose translation MASATHHEHKHHAPRSIGCMVITCSDTRTPETDASGQLIQKLLKEQGHSIAAYHLVKDEPAQITARITEGIANESVQAIIVNGGTGISRRDSTFEAVDAMLEKRLDGFGEVFRYLTYQEIGSPAIMSRATAGIIKGRVLFSTPGSENAVRLAMEKLILPELGHLVKELTK comes from the coding sequence ATGGCCAGTGCGACCCATCATGAACACAAACACCATGCACCCCGCTCTATCGGGTGCATGGTCATTACCTGCAGCGATACCCGTACGCCCGAGACGGATGCGAGCGGCCAGCTCATTCAGAAGTTGCTCAAGGAACAGGGCCACAGCATCGCCGCCTACCATCTGGTGAAAGACGAACCGGCGCAGATCACCGCGCGGATCACCGAAGGCATCGCCAACGAATCCGTCCAGGCCATCATCGTCAACGGCGGCACCGGAATCTCTCGTCGGGATTCGACGTTTGAAGCAGTGGATGCGATGCTGGAGAAACGGCTGGATGGATTCGGCGAAGTCTTTCGCTATCTGACCTATCAGGAGATCGGCTCACCGGCCATCATGAGCCGGGCTACCGCCGGCATCATCAAAGGCCGCGTCCTCTTCTCTACCCCAGGATCAGAAAATGCCGTCCGCCTGGCGATGGAGAAGCTGATC